The sequence CGCGGCCTCCAGCACCAGCGCGCCGAAGATGGTCCGCCGCCGCACGCCGACGAACCGCATGACCGCGGCGTCCATCCGCCGCTCCTCCACCTTGAGCAGCATGATGCAGAGGAGGAAAACCGCGCTGGCCACGATGGTGATGACGGCGATGGCGCGATGGAAGCGACTCACCACCAGAAAGGTCTGGGAGGACTCGGAGGCGATCGCGTCCGACCGATAGACCTGGTAGCCGAAGGCGTTCCGCTGCAGCTGGGCCACCGCGGTGTCGGCGGATACACCGGGCACGAGACCCAGGCCGAAGCGGTCTACCTGGTCGGGAGCGCCGAGCAGGGCCGCGAGCTCGGGCAGGTGCAGGCGGACGTGCCGGTCGCGCTTGGTCACGTCGGCCGGGTCGGGTCGCGGCTCGTAGATGGCGGTGACCAGCGCCAATCCGCCCATCGAGTCCGGCGCGGTGCCCAGGCGAACCGTGTCCCCGACGGCGAGACCGAGCTCCTGAGCAAGGCGGCGCTGCAGCGCGATGCCGGAGGAGATCTGAGCGCGCAGACTGCCCGATCCCAGGAGGAGAACCATTCCGGCGAGACACCCCGCCTGCCGCAACCGAATCCCGAATTTCATGCCGGCAAGATACCACGCCCCGGAGACGCACCTCCCCCGTCAGGATCGCCCGAGGGCCGGCCTGATCAGGCCAGCCAGGCCCGGAAGGTGCCGATCAGCAGCCAGGCATTGAGACCGATGATCGCCGCCGCCACGGCCCACGCGCCGGCGGCGAGCACCGGGTGGTTGACGAACTGGCCCATCTTGGACCGCTGGCCGGTGAAGTAGACCAGCGGGACCACCGCGAACGAGAGCTGCAGGCTCAAGATGACCTGGCTCAGAATGAGCAGCGCGCCCGCTCCCTTCTCGCCGTAGAGAATGGTGACGATGATGGCGGGAATGATCGCGATCAGCCGGGTGATCAGCCGCCGAAGCCAGGCCGGCAGCCGGATATTGAGAAATCCCTCCATCACGATCTGCCCCGCCAGTGTGCCGGTGATCGTCGAGTTCTGCCCCGAGGCGAGCAGTGCCACGGCGAAGAGCGTGCTGGCGATGGTGGTGCCCAGGAGCGGCGCCAGCAGCCGGTAGGCATCCCCGATCTCCGCCACCTCCTGGTGCCCGCTCTGGTGGAAGGTGGCGGCGGCCAGCATCAGGATGGCGGCGTTGATGAAGAAGGCGAACAGGAGCGCCACCGTGGAATCGAGGGTGGCGAACCGGATCGCCTCCCGCTTGGACGAGTCGTCGGGCAGCACCTTCCGGGTCTGCACGATGGAAGAATGCAGGTAGAGATTGTGCGGCATGACGGTGGCGCCCAGAATGCCGATGGCGATATAGAGCATCGCCGGATTGCTCACGATGCCGGTCGTGGGCACCAAGCCGCGCACCACCGCGCCGAGCTCCGGCCGGGCCATCAGCAGCTCGATCCCGAAGCAGAGGCCGATGGTGGCCACCAGCACGATCACCAGCGCCTCGAGGTAGCGGAACCCGCGATGCTGCAACAGCAGGATCAGCAGGACGTCCAGTGCCGTCAGGCACACGCCCCACACCAGCGGAATCCCCAGCAACAGATTGAGGGCGATGGCCGACCCGATGACCTCGGCGAGATCGCAGGCGGCGATGGCGATCTCGCAGAGCACCCAGAGGATGAAGCTCACCGGCCGGGAATAGTGGTCGCGGCAGGCCTGGGCCAGGTCCCGCCCGGTGACGATGCCGAGCTTGAGGGCGAGCGCCTGCAGCAGAATCGCCATCAGATTGGAGATCAGGATGACGCTCAGCAGGGTGTACCCGAAGCGGGCGCCGCCGGCGAGATCGGTGGCCCAGTTGCCCGGGTCCATGTAGCCCACCGCCACCATGTAGCCGGGACCGGCAAAGGCCAGTGCCTTCCGCCAGAAGGAGACCCCACGGGGCACCTGGACCGTGTGGTACGACTCCGGCAGGCTCGGCAGCGTGCGGGGGAAGCGCCAGCCGGAGATCTGCTCCATCGGAGGGGTCGACGCGGCGCTCATCGGTCGACCTCGCGGACGCAGAGGAGCACCTGGGCCAGCTCCTGCCCGATCACGTGAGACTCGCCGCCCGCGTCGAGCGTCACCGGACCGCCGAACGGCTGGCGGTCGAGCAGGGTCACGACGACACCGGGCCGAAGGCCCAGCGAGGCGAGATAGCGGAGCCGCTCAGGCTCGCTCTCGTCCACCCGGCGGATCTCGACGATCTGGCCGACCTCGAGCTCTGAAAGTGGAGTGCAGAGGGGCTCGTGAATCGAACCGTCCGCCTCGGGAATGGGGTCGCCGTGAGGATCGGTCGTGGGATGGCCCAGCGCAGCCGCCATCCGCTCCACCAGCTGATCGCTGACCGCGTGCTCCAGCCGCTCCGCCTCCTGGTGAACCGTGTCCCAGGGGTAGTCGAGGAACTGGACCAGGTATGCCTCGATCAGTCGATGGCGCCGCACCATCCGCAGGGCGGCCCGGCGGCCTTCCGGGGTGAGCTGCACTCCCTTGTAGGGCGCGTGCTCCAGCAGTCCCAGCTCGGACAGCCGCTTGACCATGCCGCTGACCGAGGGGGCGGAGAGCTCGAGCAGATGGGCGATCTCGCTGGTCGAGGCCGGGCGGCCTTCGGGCGAGAGCCGGTAGATGGCCTTGAGGTAGTCCTCGACGGAGCGAGTCAGCGATTCGGCGGCGGCGGCAGGAGACATGACCGATATGGTTTAGGTTGCCCTAAACTTGTAGTATGATCGGCCTAACGTCAAGGTTTCGAGCCGCGAATCCGCGGTCACCCGCCGAGATGCCGCAGCAACCCGCTGAGCACCCGCTCGGTCAGTCCCCAGACGATGGCGTCGTCGAGCTGATAGGCGTCGACTTCCCGGCTCTCGCCCCGGATCTCCAGCCGAACCGGATGGCGGGTTCCCGGATGGAGCAGCCGATCCAGCTCGACCCAGCGGGCGCCGGCCACCTCGGGGTTGAGCGTGAGTGGAAGCTGAGCGTGGAGCAGGAAGACGCAGGGGCGGATCGCGATCGGCGGCAGGACCGGAGTGCGGGGGACCACGTCATCGAGGACGCCGAGCAGCTGGCCGCGTGAGAGCGGGAGGCCGACCTCCTCGCTGGTCTCCCGGATGGCGGTGGCGACGAGGTCATCGTCGCCCGGCTCCCGGCGGCCGCCGGGAAGCGCCATGTGACCGGACCACGGGTCACCCACTCGCTCAGCGCGACGGATGAGGAGAACGGCGTCGGGGGCGGGCTTCAGCACCACTGCCACCGCTGCCCAGCGCAGGGCTTCGGCGTCGGGATCGGTCCACGGCCGGTGGGAGGCGAGGCGGTCCCGCAACCGGTCGAGGCGGGGCGTCAGTGGTTGTGGGTATGACATCCGCCGCCGCAGCACCCGCCTCCCGGCGGGGGACCGAGGCGACTGTAGTCGGCGCGTGGCGTTCCGCTGGCGGGACGGGCCGTCAGGGACATCAGGCGCTCCAGCGTGCGGCCCTGGCACTCGGGACACGCCACCTCAGTGTCCGAGCGCACCAGTTGCTCGAATTCGGTTCCGCAGGCGCAGCGGTAGGTATAGATGGGCATAAAGGGAGATTCGCCGGTCCCGCGCGAAGGGTCAAGGTGTGGCGACGCCGGCGAGGCCGGTGAGCCGTTCGCTCGCGTCCCACAGCCGTCGCGCCAGTGCCTCGTCGTATGACGCGGGCGAGCTGCGGCCGACACGGCGTCCGTCGAAATACGTTCCGGTGACCCGCTCCACCTCGGGCGACGCGGCGAGATGGACGATGGCGGTCGCCGCTTTCTCCGGGCTGGCGCCGAAGGTCCGGGCCAGGGCTCCGCCGACAACGGGGACGTTCATGTAGTCGGACAGGAGCTTGGTGCCGATCACACCGGGATGGACGCAGTTGACGGTGACACCGGTGCCTTCCAGCCGGCGTGCCAGTTCGTAGGTGAACAGGATGTTGGCCAGCTTGGTACGGCCGTACACCCGGACCGGATCGTAGCGCCGCTCGCTCTGCAGATCGTTGAGGTCGAGCGTGCCACCCTGATGCGCCCCCGAGGACAGGTTGACGATTCGGGATGGAGCGCCGGCCTCCAGGCGGTCCAGCAGGAGCCGGGTGATCAGGAAGTAGGCGAGGTGGTTCACCGCGAACTGGTGCTCGAGTCCATCGACCGTGACCTCGCGCTGGCGGACGATGACACCCGCGTTGTTGATCAGCACGTGGATCTGCGCATGCCGCTCGCGGATGACGGCGGCGGCCGCTCGGACCGACGACTGGATCGAGAGATCGGCGGTTACCACCTCCGGCAGGGGCGCCCGCGTGTCACCGGCAATCGCTTCGGCAACCGCCTCGCCGTCCTCGGCCCGGCGGCAGATCAGCACCAGAGTGGCGCCCAGCACCCCGAGCTGTTCGGCCACGGCCCGGCCGATGCCCCGGCTGGCGCCGGTGACGACGCAGACGCGCCCGGTGAGGTCCGCCAGCGGGGCCGTGGTGCTTCGCATCGTCAGCCCAGCTCCGCGGAGAAGGCGGCCACGCTCGCCTCGACGGCGCGCTCGAGCTCGGGGGTGCTGCCCTTCCAGGGGTGGGCCGCGCCGAAGGTATGGCCGGCGTGCTCGATTCGGAGGAGGCGGCTGCTGCCCCCGGGCGCCGCGGCGGCCAGCCGTTCGCCCTCCTCGAGCGGGACCGATTCGTCGCTGGCCCCGTGCACGATCAGCCAGGGCACGCCGACACGCGAGGCGGCCATGGAGATGTCCAGCGCGGCGTGGTTGCACTCGATATCGTCGAGCACGTCCGGGTAGAGCGGGAGCACCTGGCCGGTTCGCGCATTCCGCACCTCCTTGACTCCCGCGTCGCGCCACTCGGCGCGCTCGGAGGCCGGCCAGCGATCGACGGTTGAGATGGCGGACCAGGTGACCAGGGCCTCGATCCGGGGATCCCGTGCGGTGTGCAGCACGGCAACCCCGCCGCCGCGAGAGTGGCCCAGCAGGCCCAGACACGAAGGCGGCGCCACACCCAGCTCTCCCCGCATCACGGCCTCCACCACCCGGCCCAGATCGGTGAGCTCGGCGGTAAAGGTGTTGTGCGCGAACTGCTCCGGAAGAGAGAACTCACCGACGTCATCCACTCCGCTGCCGCTCAGGTTGAAGGTGACGGCCGTGAATCCGGCGCGGGCGAGCCGCTCGGCCAGGGGAGGAAACATGCCCCAATCCTTGAATCCCTTGAAGCCGTGGACCACCACCACCGCGGGACGGGGCGATTCGCGTCCACCGCCGCGCACATCCACTAGAATGTCGCCCAGTGCGCCGTCCAGCCGGTGCTTGGTGAGGGTCGCGGTGGCCATGCTACAAGCTACACGGTTCAGGCCACCGCGGGCTCCAGCAGCGACACCTCCCCGGTATCTGCGTCGAGCCGGGCCTGGATGCCGAGTGGGAGGGTCCACTGGTCGTCGATGTGCCCCACGGGGAAGCCGAGCGCCACCGGAATACGCAGGGGGCCGAAGTAGGTCGCGAGCACCTCGTCGAAGCCGAGGGCGCCGTCGCCGGTGCCGCGCTGGAGCTCGCTGAACCGGCCCACCAGGACACCGGCCAGCCGGTCCAGCGCGCCGGCCATCCGCAGGTGGGAGAGCATCCGATCCACTCGGTAGAGGTCCTCGCCCACGTCCTCCAGCACCAGCAGCGCGCCATCGAGGTCGGGAAAGAATCCGGTGCCGATCAGGCACTGCAGCAGGCTCAGGTTGCCGCCGGCGAGTCTCCCCTCCGCCACCCCTCCCTGGAGCGTGACGATCCGATTCTCCCGAGCCACCAGCACGCCGGCCGGCTGGGGCAGCGGCTCCAGCGGACCGGCCGGCGCCGCGCAGGAGAGGACTCGCTCGAAATGGCGGCGGCTGAATCCGGGCATGCTGGTTCGTGCGTTGGGCCCGTGGAAGCCGACCACTCCGGCGCATCGGGTCACTCCGGCCAGCAGCGCGGTCACATCGGAGAAGCCGATGACAGCCTTGGGACGGCGCACCAGGGCCGGAAAGTCGACCCCACCCAGGATGCGGGTCAGGCCGTAGCCCCCGCGAATACACCACACCGCGTCGACGGCCGGATCCCGAAGTGCGGCATTGAGGTCGGCCAGCCGCTGCTCGTCGGTCCCGCCAAGGTAGCCGTAACGGGCGCCGGCATGGGGGGCCAGCAGCGGTTCGTAATCCAGCGCACGGCACAGCGCCTCCGCACGTGTTAAATCATCGCGGTCCAGCAACGGTCCCGCCGGCGCGACCAGCGCCACCCGACTTCCACGCGCCAGTCGGGGAGGACGAACGAGCGGTTTTGACCCCATGATGGCTCCGCGGTAGATTGTGCGACACCTCAACGGGAGAACGGTAGTGCGTGCTTCGCAGCCCGCGTTGCTCGCCGCCGGTCGTGTGATCGCTGAATTGCGGGATTCGATGGTTCTCCAGTGGGCCGACTGGCTGGGAGACCGGATCACCGCCACACCCACGATACCGCGCCTGACGGTCGAGCGGGAGTTTCGGCTCCTGCTCGACGTCATCACCGAGATGGTTGGCCCGCTCCGGCGGGAAGTCAACAGCGTGTGGTTCCACGTCTGCGAGCACTACGGGCGGATGGCGTCGACCCGGGGGCTCGCGGCGGGTGAGGTGGTCGAGGAACTGCAATTTCTCCGCGAGCTCCTCATCCGTAACCTCGCACCTGTTCTGGTGGCGATGCGTGCCAGGCAGAGCATGGCCATCATGCTGCGCCTCAACCGAGTCATCGACAAGGGGGTCTCGGTGGCCGTGGTCGGGTACACCGACGCGCTCGTGGCCACGTTATTCGCCCAGAACGGCGTGCCCATGTTCGACACCCAACAGGACACCGGCGAGATCGAGCGCCAGCTCAGCGCCCTGGAGCAGGAGCTGCGTGCCGTGGTCAAACAACCTCGGCAATAGACGTCTCCGCTGTTCCTCATGGCGCCCGCCGACTTGCTGCCGGCCCTGCCCTGGCTGGCGCCGTTTGCAGCCCTTCCCCGGCTGGCCGACACCCATCCCAATCTTTCCGACGTCCACCCGATCTCGGGCGAGCTGGTGTCCGTCATCGTGCCCGCGCGAAACGAGGCAGCCACCATCGAGACGGTGGTGCGGTCGGTACTCGACTCCGCCTACCGGCCGCTCGAGCTCCTGGTCGTGGACGATCGCTCGACCGACGCCACCGCGGCAATCCTCCAGCGGCTTGCCGCGGAGGACCGGCGGGTCCGGGTGGTAGACGGCGAGGCGCTGCCGGACGGCTGGTACGGAAAGCCCTGGGCCTGCCACCAGGGATACAGCCTCGCTCGCGGCGACCTTCTGCTTTTCACCGATGCCGATACCCGACACCATCCCGAGCTGCTGGGGCGGGCGGTCGCGGCGCTCCGGCGGGAGCGGGCGGGGCTGCTGACCGTGGCTCCGCACCAGCGCTGCGTCACTTTCTGGGAGCGGCTGGTCATGCCGCAGATCTGGCTGCTGCTCGGCCTCCGCTATCACCCGCAGCGAGTGAACCGGGCCCGGCGCGCGCGAGACGTGATCGCCAATGGGCAGTTCATCCTGGTCTCCCGGGAGCCCTACGAAGCGGCAGGAACCCACGAGGCGGTGCGGCACGAGGTGGCGGAGGATCTCGCGCTGGCGCAGCGGTTCCTCGCATCGGGGCGGACTATTCGCTTCGCATTCGCGCAGCGGTTCATGGAGACGCGGATGTACCGAAGCCTGGGCGAGCTGATCGAGGGCTGGTCCAAGAACATCTACCTGGGCGGCCGCCGCTCGTTTCCGGAGAACCCGGCGCTCCGCGCGGCCGCCCCGCTCATGGTGGCGGCGGCGCTCGGGTTCTGGCTGGTTCCTCCGGTGGCGCTCGCGCTGGGTGGAGGCCTTCGTTCCGCGGCGGGCGTGGCCGTCGGTCTCTCGGCGGTCTTCTGGATCCTCATCTCGATCGGCATGCGGATTCCGTTCTACTACGGGCTGGCGTATCCGCTGGGCGCACTCATGGCCTTGTACATCGCGGCGCGCTCGACCTGGCGGGGTGCCCGGAAAGTCGAGTGGCGGGGACGACTCTACGGCGCCGCAGAGCGATAGGGGGCCGGGTCCGGCTCAGCTCCCGCCGGTGCGGTCCACCACGAGGTTCTGGTTCGGAATTCGCCCGCCGAGCACCCGGCCGTCGGGCGCAACCCTGAGGTGGAACTCCACGGTTCCGATCGCTACGCGCAGCGAGTCGTTGCCCATGCCGGCGACCTTCCCATCGACCGTCTGCCCCCCACCGAGGTTGAAGAACGGCACCTGACCGGCCGGCGTGCCGCCCGCCCGGGAGCGCCGCACCGCCTGCTCCAGGAGCGCGAACGACAGGTTGAGGTAAGGGATCGCGCCCCGATGGGTGGCGATGACCCGGGTCTGCAGTCCCCCGCCATTGATGTCGTCCACGGACGCGCTGTCCTCCTTGAAGATGATGCGGGCCTGCTGGACGAGGTGGCCCTTGGTGTGTCCGCTGTCCACGTCCTCCCGCACCGTCACCTCGATCAGCGGCACCGTCGCGTCAGGAGCAATGACCGCGCGATACGCCTGGGCAGTGTTGCGGGCGCCGTGAATGGCCAGCGTGCCCTGGAGCATGGTGGGGCTGCGGGAGAATCGCTCCGTGGCCACGGTGTCTCCGGCGCGGCGGATGACGAACGTGCCGCTGTCGGCGGCGGACTGGGCGCTGAGGGCGGCCGGGAGGAGGAGCGTGGCGGCCAGCCCGAGGAGGCATCGATCAGGTAGAGGCATGGCTGCAGGATAGTGGGCGCCGGGGGTGCCGTCCAGCAGGCCGGCATGATGCGCCCAGTGGCGTAGATCGGGTACCGCTACGCCATGCTCCCGGGCCTATTCTGGCCGCTCCCCCACCGGAGCGCTGGGTGTGGAGCTCGGGCCGTTGCTGGGCGGACTGGATTCGTTGCAGGCGCTGCCGAACCTCATTGCCGCGTTGGGACACCAGCGGCTCTTCGACCAGGTCCCCGACCTGTTGGGACCCCGCAGGGTTCGGGACTCGGCGGCGCCGCTCGTTGTCGGTCGCGCGGGGGAGTTCCCCTGGTTCGCGGTGGCAGGCCCGGATGTCGAGCGGTCCGCGCGCGGGCTGGCTCGACGACTGGCATTGCGGGGGCGAGTCGCCGGCGTCCTGGCGCTCGACCCGGTAGGCCGGCGACTGGCGCTGGCGGTGGCGCTCGAGCGCAGTCCTTTGCTCACGATCGATCTGGACCACCCCGCCCCGGCCGCGCTGGCGTGTCTGGGTCGAATGTCGGGAAGCGGGTCCGGTGGTGCTCTTGCCTACGCCCTCCGGGTGGCTGATGCGCTCTCCGGTGAGTCGGCCGGGCGGCGGTTCTTTCAAACCTTCAGAAATACCCTGGAGCGAATGGCGGCCGGGCTGCCCGGGCCGCTCCGTGGCGAGGATCGCCGTAATCTCGCGCTGCTTCAGCTCACCCGGGTGCTCTTCCTCTACTTCGTCCAAGCCAAAGGCTGGCTCGCGGGGCGGGACCGCTTCCTGGCGGAAGAGGTGGACCGGTGCCTGAGCCGGAAGCGAAGCATCCAGCGCGATCTGCTGCAGCCGCTCTTCTTCGGAACGCTCAACCGACCGGCGCCGAAGCGGGGCTCCCGGGCGGCCGGTTTCGGTCCAATCCCGTTCCTCAACGGCGGCTTGTTCGAGCCGCATCCACTGGAGCGGTCCGTCCGCGCCAGCATTCCCACGCCGCTCTGGCGGGAAGCGTTCGACCAGCTCTTCGAGCGTTTTCACTTCACGGT comes from Gemmatimonadales bacterium and encodes:
- a CDS encoding Nramp family divalent metal transporter; translated protein: MSAASTPPMEQISGWRFPRTLPSLPESYHTVQVPRGVSFWRKALAFAGPGYMVAVGYMDPGNWATDLAGGARFGYTLLSVILISNLMAILLQALALKLGIVTGRDLAQACRDHYSRPVSFILWVLCEIAIAACDLAEVIGSAIALNLLLGIPLVWGVCLTALDVLLILLLQHRGFRYLEALVIVLVATIGLCFGIELLMARPELGAVVRGLVPTTGIVSNPAMLYIAIGILGATVMPHNLYLHSSIVQTRKVLPDDSSKREAIRFATLDSTVALLFAFFINAAILMLAAATFHQSGHQEVAEIGDAYRLLAPLLGTTIASTLFAVALLASGQNSTITGTLAGQIVMEGFLNIRLPAWLRRLITRLIAIIPAIIVTILYGEKGAGALLILSQVILSLQLSFAVVPLVYFTGQRSKMGQFVNHPVLAAGAWAVAAAIIGLNAWLLIGTFRAWLA
- a CDS encoding glycosyltransferase translates to MAPADLLPALPWLAPFAALPRLADTHPNLSDVHPISGELVSVIVPARNEAATIETVVRSVLDSAYRPLELLVVDDRSTDATAAILQRLAAEDRRVRVVDGEALPDGWYGKPWACHQGYSLARGDLLLFTDADTRHHPELLGRAVAALRRERAGLLTVAPHQRCVTFWERLVMPQIWLLLGLRYHPQRVNRARRARDVIANGQFILVSREPYEAAGTHEAVRHEVAEDLALAQRFLASGRTIRFAFAQRFMETRMYRSLGELIEGWSKNIYLGGRRSFPENPALRAAAPLMVAAALGFWLVPPVALALGGGLRSAAGVAVGLSAVFWILISIGMRIPFYYGLAYPLGALMALYIAARSTWRGARKVEWRGRLYGAAER
- a CDS encoding LD-carboxypeptidase, giving the protein MGSKPLVRPPRLARGSRVALVAPAGPLLDRDDLTRAEALCRALDYEPLLAPHAGARYGYLGGTDEQRLADLNAALRDPAVDAVWCIRGGYGLTRILGGVDFPALVRRPKAVIGFSDVTALLAGVTRCAGVVGFHGPNARTSMPGFSRRHFERVLSCAAPAGPLEPLPQPAGVLVARENRIVTLQGGVAEGRLAGGNLSLLQCLIGTGFFPDLDGALLVLEDVGEDLYRVDRMLSHLRMAGALDRLAGVLVGRFSELQRGTGDGALGFDEVLATYFGPLRIPVALGFPVGHIDDQWTLPLGIQARLDADTGEVSLLEPAVA
- a CDS encoding metal-dependent transcriptional regulator, encoding MSPAAAAESLTRSVEDYLKAIYRLSPEGRPASTSEIAHLLELSAPSVSGMVKRLSELGLLEHAPYKGVQLTPEGRRAALRMVRRHRLIEAYLVQFLDYPWDTVHQEAERLEHAVSDQLVERMAAALGHPTTDPHGDPIPEADGSIHEPLCTPLSELEVGQIVEIRRVDESEPERLRYLASLGLRPGVVVTLLDRQPFGGPVTLDAGGESHVIGQELAQVLLCVREVDR
- a CDS encoding SDR family oxidoreductase, whose translation is MRSTTAPLADLTGRVCVVTGASRGIGRAVAEQLGVLGATLVLICRRAEDGEAVAEAIAGDTRAPLPEVVTADLSIQSSVRAAAAVIRERHAQIHVLINNAGVIVRQREVTVDGLEHQFAVNHLAYFLITRLLLDRLEAGAPSRIVNLSSGAHQGGTLDLNDLQSERRYDPVRVYGRTKLANILFTYELARRLEGTGVTVNCVHPGVIGTKLLSDYMNVPVVGGALARTFGASPEKAATAIVHLAASPEVERVTGTYFDGRRVGRSSPASYDEALARRLWDASERLTGLAGVATP
- a CDS encoding ABC transporter permease — its product is MKFGIRLRQAGCLAGMVLLLGSGSLRAQISSGIALQRRLAQELGLAVGDTVRLGTAPDSMGGLALVTAIYEPRPDPADVTKRDRHVRLHLPELAALLGAPDQVDRFGLGLVPGVSADTAVAQLQRNAFGYQVYRSDAIASESSQTFLVVSRFHRAIAVITIVASAVFLLCIMLLKVEERRMDAAVMRFVGVRRRTIFGALVLEAALVAVLGSGLGTLLALGAGLATNAYYRRFFDTALTFSLITPTIVVFSVALSLGLGLAAGAVAAWRLVRTRPMVLWGRG
- a CDS encoding CoA pyrophosphatase, with amino-acid sequence MSYPQPLTPRLDRLRDRLASHRPWTDPDAEALRWAAVAVVLKPAPDAVLLIRRAERVGDPWSGHMALPGGRREPGDDDLVATAIRETSEEVGLPLSRGQLLGVLDDVVPRTPVLPPIAIRPCVFLLHAQLPLTLNPEVAGARWVELDRLLHPGTRHPVRLEIRGESREVDAYQLDDAIVWGLTERVLSGLLRHLGG
- a CDS encoding alpha/beta fold hydrolase — its product is MATATLTKHRLDGALGDILVDVRGGGRESPRPAVVVVHGFKGFKDWGMFPPLAERLARAGFTAVTFNLSGSGVDDVGEFSLPEQFAHNTFTAELTDLGRVVEAVMRGELGVAPPSCLGLLGHSRGGGVAVLHTARDPRIEALVTWSAISTVDRWPASERAEWRDAGVKEVRNARTGQVLPLYPDVLDDIECNHAALDISMAASRVGVPWLIVHGASDESVPLEEGERLAAAAPGGSSRLLRIEHAGHTFGAAHPWKGSTPELERAVEASVAAFSAELG